In the Camelus ferus isolate YT-003-E chromosome 34, BCGSAC_Cfer_1.0, whole genome shotgun sequence genome, one interval contains:
- the LTBR gene encoding LOW QUALITY PROTEIN: tumor necrosis factor receptor superfamily member 3 (The sequence of the model RefSeq protein was modified relative to this genomic sequence to represent the inferred CDS: deleted 1 base in 1 codon) gives MRLPWATSHCGLAWGPLILGLGGLLAVSQPPLVREGPVQVPPYRTENKTCQDQEKQYYESKHQVCCSRCPPGTHVSAECSHRQDTVCATCPENSYNEHWNHLSFCQLCRPCDQMLGFVEITPCTSKDKTRCRCRPGMFCVFWDSECVHCEPLSDCPPGTEAELRDKAWEADSNCVPCKAGHFQNTSSPSARCQPHTRCEDQGLVEAAPGTAQSDTSCRNPSETPEMPGAMLVLTILLPLISLLLLITVLACTWKSHPSLCRKLGSLLKRHPEGEESNTAGGSWEPPRVNPYVPDLVEPLLSTSGELTPASAGLPPNPGLEEEVLQQQSPLSQARELEAEIPEQGQVAHGTNGIHVTGGSVTVTGNIYIYNGPVLGGARGPGDPPAPPEPPYPIPEEGAPGPPGLSTPYQEDGKAWHLAETETRGCHAF, from the exons ATGCGCCTGCCCTGGGCCACCTCCCACtgcggcctggcctgggggccacTCATCCTGGGCCTCGGTGGTCTCCTGGCAGTATCCCAGCCCCCGCTGGTGAGGGAGGGGCCTGTGCAG GTGCCCCCATACCGCACGGAGAACAAGACCTGCCAGGACCAGGAAAAGCAGTACTACGAGTCCAAGCATCAGGTCTGCTGCTCCCGCTGCCCCCCAG GCACGCACGTCTCAGCTGAATGTAGCCATCGG CAGGACACGGTTTGTGCCACGTGCCCCGAAAATTCCTACAACGAGCACTGGAACCATCTCTCCTTCTGCCAGCTGTGCCGCCCCTGTGACCAGA TGCTGGGCTTCGTGGAGATCACGCCTTGCACTAGCAAAGACAAAACCCGCTGCCGCTGCCGGCCAGGAATGTTCTGCGTCTTTTGGGACTCTGAGTGTGTACACTGCGAGCCACTCTCTGACTGCCCACCTGGCACCGAAGCTGAgctcagag ATAAAGCCTGGGAGGCTGACAGCAACTGTGTTCCCTGTAAGGCAGGGCACTTCCAGAACACCTCCTCGCCCAGCGCCCGCTGCCAGCCCCACACCAG GTGTGAGGACCAGGGCCTGGTGGAGGCGGCACCAGGCACCGCCCAGTCTGACACCAGCTGCAGAAATCCATCAGAGACCCCCGAGATGCCAG GAGCCATGCTGGTGCTGACCATCCTGCTTCCCCTCATCTCCTTGCTGCTCCTCATCACCGTGCTGGCCTGCACCTGGAAGAgccacccctccctctgcagaAAGCTGG GATCCCTGCTCAAGAGACACCCCGAG GGAGAGGAATCAAATACTGCCGGTGGAAGCTGGGAGCCCCCGAGGGTCAACCCATATGTCCCTGACCTGGTAGAGCCACTTCTGTCCACCTCTGGAGAACTGACCCCGGCCTCAGCTGGGCTCCCACCAAACCCAGGTTTGGAGGAAGAggtgctacaacagcagagtcctctgagccaggccagggagctggaggcTGAGATCCCAGAGCAAGGCCAGGTGGCCCACG GTACCAATGGCATTCACGTCACTGGCGGGTCTGTGACGGTCACCGGCAACATCTACATCTACAACGGGCCGGTCCTGGGGGGAGCACGGGGCCCCGGAGACCCCCCAGCTCCCCCGGAGCCTCCCTACCCCATCCCTGAAGAGGGTGCCCCTGGCCCCCCTGGGCTCTCGACGCCCTACCAGGAGGATGGCAAAGCGTGGCACCTGGCCGAGACGGAGACACGGGGCTGCCACGCCTTCTGA